A portion of the Microlunatus phosphovorus NM-1 genome contains these proteins:
- a CDS encoding RNA polymerase sigma factor: protein MTESARSASQPRDVSRIATEPEEFERFYREHLDLVRAYLARRVDDPFDVADLTADIFLRAIAGSQTYRRDLGPPRAWLIGIARNTLGDHRRSRARGAAAVQRLGARRMLDADATERIVERVAAESEARALLAAIAELPASLQSVVELIAVDDLSPAEAARVLGISPGAARVRYHRARGARNTRGHHLSAGGQAVCPQSVHGRLRSRTDARRRAEHVRGHDPGGGRRQRRHIRHVGIGGAD, encoded by the coding sequence ATGACGGAATCGGCCAGATCGGCCAGCCAGCCGCGGGACGTGTCGAGGATCGCCACCGAGCCCGAGGAGTTCGAGCGCTTCTATCGTGAGCATCTCGATCTCGTACGGGCGTACTTGGCTCGCCGGGTGGACGATCCTTTCGATGTCGCGGATCTGACGGCGGACATCTTCCTCCGTGCCATCGCCGGCTCGCAGACCTACCGCCGAGACCTCGGCCCGCCGCGGGCATGGCTGATTGGGATCGCCCGCAACACTCTTGGCGACCATCGACGCTCCCGCGCCCGAGGCGCTGCCGCAGTCCAGCGGCTCGGTGCGCGCCGCATGCTCGATGCCGACGCAACCGAGCGGATAGTCGAACGCGTTGCGGCCGAATCCGAGGCGAGGGCGCTGCTCGCCGCGATCGCCGAGCTACCCGCTTCCCTCCAGAGCGTCGTCGAACTCATCGCCGTAGACGACCTGTCCCCTGCCGAAGCCGCGCGGGTGCTCGGCATCAGCCCGGGCGCAGCCCGCGTCCGCTATCACCGCGCTCGCGGAGCGCGGAATACCCGCGGACATCACCTATCTGCCGGCGGGCAAGCAGTGTGCCCCCAATCGGTACACGGCCGTCTCCGGTCCCGGACTGATGCTCGGCGTCGGGCAGAACATGTTCGAGGTCACGATCCCGGCGGGGGCCGTCGGCAAAGGCGACACATTCGTCATGTCGGCATCGGTGGTGCCGATTGA
- a CDS encoding efflux RND transporter permease subunit — translation MTSLTRLSLANRLIIGLITIAIVIFGVLATRSLKQELLPSTQIPTAIVTATYPGATPQIVAENVSTPIERAVSGVSGVTDVTSTSSNGMATISVQWEYGLDNDKLVSNIRNAVDSVSTLPTDVDTNVVTGSTDDIPVLLLAVSTDLPLAESGRLVENVAVPELSAIEGVRQVDVTGESTTQLTITLRPDDLTEHDLTAQAVTQTVQSQLTVIPAGTAYDNTLEMAVQVGTSTDTVKQVKALAIPTSKKPIKLSAIADVEIESISSSSLARADGRPALSVSVLKDSDADAVAISHAVADATPGLEKSIGHNAKFSTVFDQAPLIEQSIHDLTVEGALGLLFAVIVILLFLWSLRSTLITAISIPLSLLIALIGLQVGGYSLNIFTLAALTVAVGRVVDDSIVVLENIKRRDTGHAALTPADIVASVKEVAGAVTASTATTIAVFLPVAIVSGVTGELFRPFAITVAVALGASLLVSMTVVPVLAYWFLRGGKRKKKAAAAAAAAAAAATAGAATGAAGEPAVAVGPDGTALAAVPGHEETDFSTTTEHTDDETKVTRLQKAYLPVLGWGLRHPVMTLAAAMLVFVGTMGATTLLKTDFIGSVSDQTVLTLQQELPAGTRLTTMSAAAKKVEAVLADDPHVKSYLVTIGGSIYSPVGTGASTAEITVQLVEGATADQVKPDLESRLAELGKGAGKVTVTQAQNGSTNNNITVTVKGENTKDLRKGAEQVQAALSKIPGLSDVTSNLAEERQLLEVQIDSKAAADLGFTQAEIGQAIASALRGTKVGDITLSGEQHEVWIRTQSATDPSAKDVGNLLLPVTQIQQQKAQEKASDELEKRSDALSDRQEALGDRQKAMSDEQQAKADDASQEALDKLRDQRADAVKARNKAEDQLSDARKGLKKAEQSLAKIKKQQPELPIPDPSTPPQLVTQQQLKYAQDMQIWQSQLAGATAGVSQAEAGITQLKSAVKQSNSGIDQLDEQLDQMRDQQSETAEQRQKSQQLSDEQESIADDQKALAEDQKDLADLRAGAVRVKHVAEVKKVLAPTTVVQIKGDPSVTITATPTGSDLGALTTQVTSTLAGLNDLPSGVSAELGGAATDQQEAFTQLGLAMLVAIALVFLIMVGTFRSLAQPLILMVSIPFAATGAIAALLITDTPLGVPAMVGLLMLIGIVVTNAIVLIDLINQYRDRGEPLKTAITDGARLRLRPIIMTACATIFALVPMSLGLTGGGAFISQSLAIVVIGGLVSSTVLTLLLVPVLYSLVERRSEKKRLRLQAEAAAAEGQASA, via the coding sequence GTGACGTCCCTGACCCGGCTCAGTCTGGCCAATCGGCTCATCATCGGCCTGATCACCATTGCGATCGTCATCTTCGGGGTGCTGGCCACCAGGTCGCTGAAGCAGGAGTTGCTGCCCTCGACGCAGATCCCGACCGCGATCGTGACGGCGACCTACCCGGGCGCGACTCCGCAGATTGTCGCCGAGAACGTCTCCACCCCGATCGAGCGTGCGGTGAGCGGTGTGTCGGGGGTCACCGACGTGACGTCGACCTCGAGCAACGGGATGGCGACGATCAGCGTCCAGTGGGAGTACGGGCTGGACAACGACAAGCTCGTCAGCAATATCCGCAACGCCGTGGACTCGGTGTCCACACTGCCGACCGATGTGGACACCAACGTCGTCACCGGTAGCACCGACGACATCCCGGTGCTGCTGCTGGCTGTCTCGACCGACCTACCGCTGGCCGAGTCCGGCCGCTTGGTGGAGAACGTCGCGGTGCCCGAACTGAGCGCGATCGAAGGCGTCCGCCAGGTCGACGTCACCGGCGAGAGCACGACGCAGCTGACCATCACGTTGCGCCCCGATGACCTGACCGAGCATGACCTGACCGCCCAGGCCGTCACCCAGACGGTGCAGTCCCAGCTGACGGTGATCCCGGCCGGCACGGCGTACGACAACACGTTGGAGATGGCGGTGCAGGTCGGCACCTCCACCGACACGGTCAAGCAGGTGAAGGCGCTGGCCATTCCAACCAGCAAGAAGCCGATCAAGCTGTCCGCGATCGCCGACGTCGAGATCGAGTCGATCTCATCGTCCTCGCTGGCCCGTGCCGATGGCCGACCGGCGCTATCGGTGTCGGTGCTGAAGGACTCCGATGCGGACGCGGTGGCGATCTCGCACGCGGTGGCCGATGCGACCCCGGGCCTGGAGAAGTCGATCGGTCACAACGCGAAGTTCTCCACGGTCTTCGATCAAGCTCCGCTGATCGAGCAGTCGATCCATGACCTCACCGTCGAAGGCGCGCTCGGTCTGCTGTTCGCGGTGATCGTGATCCTGCTGTTCCTGTGGTCGCTTCGCTCGACCCTGATCACCGCGATCTCGATCCCGCTGTCCCTGCTGATCGCCCTGATCGGGCTGCAGGTGGGCGGCTATTCGCTGAACATCTTCACGTTGGCGGCGCTGACGGTGGCGGTCGGGCGTGTCGTCGACGACTCGATCGTGGTGCTGGAGAACATCAAACGCCGTGACACCGGCCATGCTGCGCTGACCCCGGCGGACATCGTGGCTTCGGTGAAGGAGGTAGCCGGCGCGGTCACCGCGTCGACCGCGACGACCATCGCCGTGTTCCTTCCGGTCGCTATCGTCTCCGGCGTCACCGGCGAACTGTTCCGCCCCTTCGCGATCACGGTAGCTGTCGCTCTGGGCGCGTCGCTGCTGGTGTCCATGACCGTGGTGCCGGTGCTGGCGTACTGGTTCCTGCGTGGCGGTAAGCGGAAGAAGAAGGCTGCGGCAGCTGCCGCAGCCGCGGCAGCGGCAGCAACGGCGGGTGCTGCCACCGGGGCCGCAGGCGAACCTGCGGTCGCGGTAGGGCCTGACGGGACTGCTCTGGCTGCGGTGCCCGGCCACGAGGAGACCGACTTCAGCACCACCACTGAGCACACCGACGACGAGACGAAGGTCACCCGCCTGCAGAAGGCGTACCTGCCGGTGCTCGGCTGGGGACTTCGCCACCCGGTGATGACATTGGCTGCAGCAATGCTGGTGTTCGTCGGCACCATGGGCGCCACGACGCTGCTGAAGACCGACTTCATCGGCTCGGTCAGCGATCAGACCGTGCTCACCCTGCAGCAGGAACTGCCCGCCGGTACGCGGCTGACGACGATGAGTGCGGCCGCGAAGAAGGTCGAGGCGGTGCTGGCCGACGATCCACACGTGAAGAGCTATCTGGTCACGATCGGCGGCAGCATCTATTCACCGGTGGGTACGGGTGCGAGCACCGCGGAAATCACCGTGCAGCTGGTCGAGGGTGCGACGGCGGACCAAGTGAAGCCGGACCTGGAGTCTCGGCTTGCCGAGCTCGGCAAGGGGGCAGGCAAGGTCACCGTCACTCAGGCTCAGAACGGGTCTACGAACAACAACATCACCGTGACGGTCAAGGGCGAGAACACCAAGGATCTGCGCAAGGGAGCTGAGCAGGTGCAGGCCGCCCTCAGCAAGATCCCCGGCTTGTCCGATGTCACCAGCAACCTGGCCGAGGAGCGTCAGCTGCTGGAAGTGCAGATCGACAGCAAGGCCGCGGCGGATCTCGGCTTCACCCAAGCCGAGATCGGTCAGGCGATCGCAAGCGCGCTGCGCGGCACCAAGGTTGGCGACATCACGTTGTCCGGCGAGCAGCATGAGGTGTGGATCCGGACCCAGAGCGCCACCGACCCGAGCGCCAAGGATGTCGGCAATCTGCTGTTGCCCGTCACTCAGATCCAGCAGCAGAAGGCGCAGGAGAAGGCCTCGGACGAGCTGGAGAAGCGCTCCGATGCGCTGTCTGACCGCCAGGAGGCACTCGGCGACCGGCAGAAGGCGATGAGCGATGAACAGCAGGCCAAGGCTGATGATGCATCCCAGGAGGCGCTGGACAAGCTTCGGGATCAGCGTGCGGATGCGGTGAAGGCACGGAACAAGGCCGAGGATCAGCTGAGCGACGCACGAAAGGGACTCAAGAAGGCGGAGCAAAGCCTGGCTAAGATCAAGAAGCAGCAACCGGAACTGCCGATACCTGATCCCAGCACGCCGCCTCAGCTGGTGACGCAACAACAGTTGAAGTATGCCCAGGACATGCAGATATGGCAGAGCCAATTGGCCGGAGCGACTGCTGGCGTCAGTCAAGCCGAGGCCGGCATCACCCAACTCAAATCCGCTGTCAAGCAGTCCAACTCCGGCATCGACCAACTCGACGAGCAACTCGACCAGATGCGCGATCAGCAGTCTGAGACGGCCGAACAGCGCCAGAAGTCGCAGCAGTTGAGCGACGAGCAGGAGTCGATCGCCGACGATCAGAAGGCGCTGGCCGAGGATCAGAAGGACCTCGCCGATCTCCGGGCCGGAGCAGTCCGTGTGAAGCACGTCGCCGAGGTGAAGAAGGTGCTCGCACCGACCACCGTCGTCCAGATCAAGGGCGACCCTTCGGTCACCATCACCGCGACGCCGACAGGCTCCGATCTCGGTGCGCTGACGACTCAGGTGACCAGCACACTCGCCGGCCTGAATGATCTGCCGTCGGGAGTGTCGGCGGAGTTGGGTGGCGCGGCGACAGATCAGCAAGAGGCCTTCACGCAACTCGGTTTGGCCATGCTGGTCGCGATCGCGCTGGTGTTCTTGATCATGGTCGGGACCTTCCGCAGTCTGGCCCAGCCGTTGATCTTGATGGTGTCGATCCCGTTCGCGGCGACCGGCGCGATCGCCGCCTTGCTGATCACCGACACCCCGCTAGGCGTACCCGCCATGGTCGGCCTGTTGATGCTGATCGGCATCGTGGTCACCAACGCGATCGTGCTGATCGACCTGATCAACCAATATCGCGACCGAGGTGAGCCTCTGAAGACGGCGATCACCGACGGCGCCCGGTTGCGGTTGAGACCGATCATCATGACCGCCTGCGCGACGATCTTCGCGCTGGTGCCGATGTCGCTAGGTCTGACCGGTGGCGGCGCGTTCATCAGCCAGTCGCTGGCGATCGTGGTGATCGGTGGCCTGGTCTCGTCCACGGTCTTGACTCTGCTGCTGGTGCCGGTGCTCTATTCGCTGGTCGAACGGCGCAGCGAGAAGAAGCGCCTACGGCTCCAAGCCGAGGCGGCCGCTGCCGAGGGCCAGGCAAGCGCCTGA
- a CDS encoding MarR family winged helix-turn-helix transcriptional regulator codes for MTTSADGDRVALLTRLDQLHASFDRRAVSSLAEPLMSTPLTMQQLKVLTLIAAERDRATGHGLAETLGVSVATMSGLVDRLVEHGMVRRSDDPDDRRIRRLSVTDAGSSTLRSLISSGNRMPPQVLDRLSDDDLRALVQGLVALDRAMAELSQQAK; via the coding sequence ATGACGACCAGCGCCGACGGTGATCGAGTCGCCCTGCTCACCCGGCTCGACCAGTTACACGCCTCATTCGATCGCCGAGCCGTCTCGTCGCTTGCCGAGCCGTTGATGTCGACTCCCTTGACCATGCAGCAGCTCAAGGTGCTCACGCTGATCGCCGCCGAGCGCGACCGGGCGACGGGACACGGCCTTGCCGAGACCTTGGGCGTGTCGGTAGCGACGATGTCGGGACTGGTCGACCGGCTGGTCGAGCACGGCATGGTCCGCCGCTCCGATGACCCCGACGATCGGCGCATTCGCCGACTCAGCGTCACTGATGCCGGCTCGTCCACGCTGCGCAGTCTGATCAGCTCCGGAAACCGGATGCCGCCGCAGGTGCTCGATCGGCTCTCCGACGACGACCTCCGTGCCCTGGTCCAGGGATTGGTGGCTTTGGACCGGGCGATGGCTGAGCTCAGCCAGCAGGCTAAATGA
- a CDS encoding purple acid phosphatase family protein, translated as MSRRFPLRLGGWLTAVLLAVGLLLVGPVPTANATSKPTSITLTPTADPARSQTFTWRMTKNRSGQQVQVKAPNGKVASVSATYKMRVQKKYAGINAYAFTATATKLSPATRYTYRIVTSGGSTAWKSFTTARASLDRSWTFLAFGDTQVENTGVPENIIDTAVAKNSSAPLLLHAGDVVNKPNSITQWRQFMAATYPTRTTKNWLISIGNHEQCVLLKKCSSGSGQAFRSYYTWPRNGVAKQGATWYYTDHQGVRFIVLDTFDGDLKRQAAFLETALKSNKQRWTVVLQHAGPFASRPDRNNSKIRSALLPLYNKYNVDLVLSGHDHSYDRGYYGSNKNSTVYAVSVSGKKFYDASAKDWNRGGATRVAGAVQTATYQTVTVSKDSLVYRAVVGYKGKGSSTSKKVGQVLDQVTITKNAAGKSKKVR; from the coding sequence ATGTCCCGGCGCTTTCCCCTCCGCCTTGGCGGCTGGCTGACCGCGGTGCTACTCGCTGTGGGGCTGTTGCTGGTCGGCCCGGTGCCGACCGCCAACGCCACGAGCAAGCCCACCTCGATCACGCTGACCCCGACTGCGGATCCGGCTCGCTCGCAGACCTTCACCTGGCGGATGACCAAGAACCGCTCCGGTCAGCAGGTCCAGGTCAAGGCGCCCAACGGCAAGGTCGCGAGCGTCTCCGCCACGTACAAGATGCGTGTCCAGAAGAAGTACGCCGGCATCAACGCGTACGCGTTCACCGCGACCGCGACCAAACTCAGTCCCGCCACGCGCTACACGTACCGGATCGTGACCTCGGGCGGCTCAACGGCGTGGAAGTCCTTCACCACCGCCAGGGCGAGCCTGGATCGCAGCTGGACGTTCCTGGCCTTCGGCGACACTCAAGTGGAGAACACGGGCGTACCGGAGAACATCATCGACACGGCGGTGGCCAAGAACTCGTCGGCGCCGTTGCTGTTGCACGCCGGCGACGTGGTCAACAAGCCGAACAGCATCACCCAGTGGCGCCAGTTCATGGCCGCCACCTATCCGACCCGGACCACCAAGAACTGGCTCATCTCGATTGGCAACCACGAGCAGTGCGTGCTGCTGAAGAAGTGCAGTTCGGGCAGCGGACAGGCCTTCCGCAGCTACTACACCTGGCCGCGCAACGGGGTCGCCAAGCAGGGTGCCACCTGGTACTACACCGACCATCAAGGCGTTCGGTTCATCGTCTTGGACACCTTCGACGGTGATCTCAAACGGCAGGCCGCGTTCCTGGAGACCGCGTTGAAGAGCAACAAGCAGCGCTGGACGGTGGTGCTCCAGCACGCCGGCCCGTTCGCCTCGCGACCGGATCGCAACAACAGCAAGATCCGCAGCGCTCTGCTGCCGCTCTACAACAAGTACAACGTCGACCTCGTCCTCTCCGGCCACGACCACTCCTATGACCGCGGCTACTACGGCTCGAACAAGAACTCGACCGTGTACGCGGTGTCGGTTTCCGGCAAGAAGTTCTACGACGCTTCTGCCAAGGACTGGAACCGCGGCGGGGCGACGCGGGTCGCCGGGGCGGTCCAGACCGCGACGTACCAGACGGTCACCGTCAGCAAGGATTCGCTGGTCTACCGCGCGGTCGTCGGTTACAAGGGCAAGGGATCGTCCACCTCGAAGAAAGTCGGCCAGGTCCTTGACCAGGTGACGATCACCAAGAACGCGGCCGGGAAGTCCAAGAAGGTGCGCTGA
- a CDS encoding L-threonylcarbamoyladenylate synthase — protein MARYFDVHPDNPQPRTIAKVVDLLHDDALVAYPTDSCFALGIQLGNADGIERIRSIRDLDKHHHFTLVCSDFAQLGQFVHLDTAVFRAIRGATPGPYTFILPATREVPRRMLHPKKRTVGVRIPDHKTTRALVEAMGEPLLSSTLLLPGDEEPMTQGWEIKDRLDHLVDAVLDSGDCGEVPTTVVDFSTGAPEVLRVGAGDPSRFE, from the coding sequence ATGGCGCGCTATTTCGATGTCCATCCCGACAACCCTCAGCCGCGGACCATCGCCAAGGTGGTCGATCTGCTCCACGACGACGCATTGGTCGCCTATCCAACGGACTCGTGCTTCGCTCTCGGCATCCAGCTGGGCAATGCCGACGGGATCGAGCGCATCCGCAGCATCCGCGACTTGGACAAGCACCATCACTTCACCCTGGTCTGCAGCGATTTCGCTCAGCTGGGCCAGTTCGTCCATCTCGACACTGCTGTGTTCCGGGCGATCCGAGGAGCGACGCCTGGGCCGTACACCTTCATCCTGCCGGCCACCCGGGAGGTGCCGCGCCGGATGCTCCACCCGAAGAAGCGGACGGTCGGCGTGCGGATCCCTGACCACAAGACCACCCGCGCCCTGGTCGAGGCCATGGGTGAGCCGCTGCTGTCCAGCACGTTGCTGCTGCCCGGCGACGAGGAGCCGATGACCCAGGGCTGGGAGATCAAGGACCGGCTGGACCACCTGGTCGACGCCGTGCTGGATTCCGGTGACTGTGGCGAGGTGCCGACCACGGTGGTTGACTTTTCCACTGGGGCGCCGGAGGTGCTCCGGGTCGGCGCCGGCGACCCCAGCCGGTTCGAGTGA
- a CDS encoding pyrophosphate--fructose-6-phosphate 1-phosphotransferase — protein sequence MVSKVALLTAGGFAPCLSSAIGGLIQRYTALAPDIEIIAYRYGYQGLLSGDYLTVTPEVRAHADVLHRFGGSPIGNSRVKLTNAKDLVKRGLVAEGVDPLKAAADRLTADGVDVLHTIGGDDTNTTAADLAAYLHENGYELTVVGLPKTIDNDVIPIRQSLGAWTAAEQGARFAQNIIGEHNSGSRMLIVHEVMGRHCGWLTAATARAYRAWLDTQEWVPGIGLSRDAWDVHGVYVPEAHLDLAAESDRLARVMDEIGSVNLFISEGAGLDTIVAELEESGEEVVRDPFGHVKIDKLNPGAWFAKKFAERLGAEKVMVQKSGYFSRAARANLADLELIRSMTELAVDCALRGEAGVIGHDEEQGDVLRAIEFSRIKGGKPFDIDEPWFVELLAGIGQPVTEKIAAH from the coding sequence ATGGTTTCCAAGGTCGCACTGCTCACTGCCGGTGGATTCGCACCATGCCTGTCCTCGGCCATCGGCGGGCTGATCCAGCGCTACACCGCGCTCGCCCCCGACATCGAGATCATCGCCTATCGATACGGCTATCAGGGTCTGCTGTCCGGCGACTACCTCACCGTGACGCCCGAGGTTCGCGCCCACGCCGATGTCCTGCACCGGTTCGGCGGCTCCCCGATCGGCAACTCGCGGGTCAAGCTGACCAACGCCAAGGATCTGGTCAAACGTGGCCTGGTCGCCGAGGGCGTCGACCCGCTGAAGGCGGCCGCCGACCGCTTGACCGCGGATGGTGTGGACGTGCTGCACACCATCGGCGGGGACGACACCAACACCACTGCCGCCGATCTCGCGGCGTACCTGCATGAGAACGGCTACGAGTTGACCGTCGTCGGCCTGCCGAAGACCATCGACAACGACGTGATCCCGATCCGCCAGTCACTCGGTGCCTGGACCGCGGCCGAGCAGGGCGCGCGGTTCGCCCAGAACATCATCGGCGAGCACAACTCCGGCTCCCGGATGCTGATCGTGCACGAGGTGATGGGCCGGCACTGCGGCTGGCTGACCGCCGCGACCGCGCGGGCGTACCGGGCCTGGCTCGACACCCAGGAGTGGGTGCCAGGCATCGGGCTCTCCCGGGACGCCTGGGACGTACACGGCGTGTACGTGCCGGAGGCACACCTCGATCTGGCCGCCGAGTCGGATCGGCTGGCACGAGTGATGGACGAGATCGGCTCGGTGAACCTCTTCATTTCCGAGGGCGCGGGTCTGGACACCATCGTCGCTGAGTTGGAGGAGTCCGGCGAGGAGGTCGTTCGTGATCCGTTTGGACACGTGAAGATCGACAAGCTCAACCCCGGCGCCTGGTTCGCCAAGAAGTTCGCCGAGCGGCTGGGCGCGGAGAAGGTGATGGTGCAGAAGTCGGGCTACTTCTCGCGCGCGGCCAGGGCCAACTTGGCCGATCTCGAACTGATCCGCTCGATGACCGAGTTGGCTGTCGACTGCGCGCTGCGCGGCGAGGCAGGGGTGATCGGGCACGACGAGGAGCAGGGCGACGTGCTGCGGGCCATCGAGTTCTCCCGGATCAAGGGCGGCAAGCCCTTCGACATCGACGAGCCGTGGTTCGTCGAGTTGCTGGCCGGCATCGGCCAGCCGGTCACCGAGAAGATCGCCGCCCACTGA
- a CDS encoding YihY/virulence factor BrkB family protein: MTVTDRVRERTERLRSRAQPVQTRVQRILQIGWIAHIQRAIQRYNGRFGFQFGAGVAYFSVLAIVPVLMVAFSILGFFLVELRPDLITKVSELVTDQLHGVDSESLARIESFVLSTLQNYTSIGSVGLITGLYSGAAWMGHLRNAIDAQWRIDFDAERDTTPYVIKVAVNLVRMAGLLLAIGITFGLATISTNLAQQIATWLGFGDTWFTSAMLRILAPFLSLVAGWLTFCYIYLVVPRQREGWRYIRIGALFGAIGLFVLQYGTALIIGAISGNTAVAVFGPVIALMLFFNLFAQLILIVAAWIATCEEPAFIDLDESRVRFAITPPKPAEEGPPMVTEETAARSVRLGLGVGWLTGTATGLGLGAVLAWIVGALGRLLSGRRSSR, encoded by the coding sequence GTGACGGTGACGGATCGGGTCCGGGAGCGGACCGAGCGGCTACGCTCGCGTGCCCAGCCGGTCCAGACCCGAGTTCAACGGATCCTGCAGATCGGGTGGATCGCCCACATCCAACGGGCCATCCAGCGCTACAACGGTCGCTTCGGTTTTCAGTTCGGCGCCGGCGTCGCGTACTTCTCGGTGCTGGCGATCGTGCCGGTGCTGATGGTCGCCTTCTCGATCCTCGGCTTCTTCCTGGTCGAGCTGCGACCGGACCTGATCACCAAAGTGTCCGAGCTGGTCACCGACCAGCTCCACGGGGTGGACTCGGAGTCCTTGGCTCGGATCGAGTCTTTCGTGCTGAGCACGCTGCAGAACTACACCTCGATCGGGAGCGTGGGACTGATCACCGGCCTTTACAGCGGCGCGGCTTGGATGGGCCACCTCCGCAATGCCATCGACGCCCAATGGCGGATCGACTTCGATGCCGAGCGGGACACCACCCCGTACGTGATCAAGGTGGCGGTCAATCTGGTCCGAATGGCCGGCCTGCTGCTGGCCATCGGCATCACCTTCGGCCTGGCCACCATCTCCACCAACCTCGCCCAGCAGATCGCCACCTGGCTGGGGTTCGGCGACACCTGGTTCACCTCGGCGATGCTGCGCATCCTCGCGCCGTTCCTGTCGCTGGTCGCCGGCTGGCTGACCTTCTGCTACATCTACCTGGTCGTCCCGCGGCAGCGAGAGGGCTGGCGCTACATCAGGATCGGGGCACTGTTCGGTGCCATCGGACTGTTCGTCCTGCAGTACGGCACGGCATTGATCATCGGCGCCATCTCGGGGAACACGGCCGTTGCCGTCTTCGGGCCGGTGATCGCGCTGATGCTCTTCTTCAACCTCTTCGCTCAGCTGATCTTGATCGTCGCCGCCTGGATCGCGACCTGCGAGGAACCGGCCTTCATCGACCTGGATGAGAGCCGGGTCCGGTTCGCCATCACCCCGCCCAAGCCAGCCGAGGAGGGACCGCCGATGGTGACCGAGGAAACGGCGGCGCGCTCGGTTCGACTCGGCCTCGGGGTTGGCTGGCTGACCGGCACCGCCACCGGTCTGGGGCTGGGGGCGGTGCTCGCCTGGATCGTCGGCGCGCTCGGCCGACTTCTCAGTGGGCGGCGATCTTCTCGGTGA
- a CDS encoding 4a-hydroxytetrahydrobiopterin dehydratase, with product MTRLTAAEIATGLEDLPNWTLSDDQTSISTSFELADFVAALDLVNQIGHEAEQRNHHPDIDIRWNTVTLVLSTHSAGGLTHKDLELARQINELMGLEEE from the coding sequence ATGACTCGCCTGACCGCAGCCGAGATCGCCACCGGTCTCGAGGACCTACCCAACTGGACGCTGAGCGATGACCAGACCTCGATCTCGACGTCGTTCGAACTGGCCGACTTCGTCGCGGCCCTCGATCTGGTCAACCAGATCGGCCACGAGGCCGAACAGCGCAATCATCATCCCGACATCGACATCCGCTGGAACACCGTGACCCTGGTGCTGTCCACCCATTCCGCGGGCGGACTGACTCACAAGGACCTGGAGTTGGCCCGTCAGATCAACGAGCTAATGGGACTCGAGGAGGAGTAG
- a CDS encoding HAD family hydrolase has product MDEGGSPAEWRAVLFWDFDGTLAVREGRWSGALVDAVRRVDPHILLHADQLRPLLQNGFPWHQPDVVVEVTTSAAWWARLRPVVMNAYLAAGITQQVANAAADLLPATYYRPDAWCVLPDAASALERAQRGGYRNVIVSNHAPELPELVRDLGLSRPVELTITSAAIGAEKPNPLIFRRAIDLARAWVDRSWMIGDNPVADIAGAEAVGLRAALVTPTRPESATRGLLTTVELIVASNRHF; this is encoded by the coding sequence ATGGATGAGGGCGGCTCACCCGCCGAGTGGAGAGCCGTCCTGTTCTGGGATTTCGACGGCACGTTGGCGGTTCGCGAAGGGCGCTGGTCCGGCGCGCTCGTCGATGCAGTACGCCGAGTAGACCCACACATCCTTCTCCACGCCGACCAGTTGCGACCACTGTTGCAGAACGGGTTCCCATGGCATCAACCCGACGTCGTCGTCGAGGTCACCACATCAGCCGCCTGGTGGGCGCGACTCCGACCAGTGGTCATGAACGCCTACCTGGCCGCCGGGATCACCCAGCAGGTCGCCAACGCTGCCGCCGACCTGCTGCCGGCGACGTACTACCGCCCCGATGCGTGGTGCGTACTCCCCGACGCCGCGAGTGCACTGGAACGCGCGCAACGCGGCGGCTACCGCAATGTCATTGTGAGCAATCACGCTCCGGAGTTGCCCGAACTCGTGCGTGACCTCGGATTGTCGCGGCCGGTGGAGCTGACCATCACCAGCGCTGCGATCGGCGCAGAGAAGCCCAACCCGCTCATCTTCAGACGCGCCATTGATCTCGCCCGTGCTTGGGTGGACCGCTCCTGGATGATCGGCGACAATCCAGTGGCCGACATCGCTGGAGCCGAAGCCGTGGGATTGCGCGCGGCCTTGGTCACGCCCACACGTCCGGAGTCTGCCACCAGGGGGCTGCTGACAACGGTCGAGCTGATCGTCGCGTCAAACAGACACTTCTAG